In Haliscomenobacter hydrossis DSM 1100, the DNA window TTTTGGTGAACAGCTCTCCAAATGCAGCCAATAAACGCCCGTCCATGTTCTCGTAGTACTTGCGGTTGACCAGTTCCAGCAAAAACTGTACCCCCAGTACCAATCCAATTTTATTGATGCGGTAGTCGGCGAGGTAGTTGATCAGTTGGGCGTGTTCTTCACAGTTGGAGATGATCACCGTTTGGCCCAGAGCATTGAGCATCACCGCCCGGTCGAGGAAGTCTTTTTCATCCAGTTCGCCGTCCAGTTTGAGGTTGGACAAGGTGATTTCGGTGAGCAGGTAGGTCTTTTTGGCATCGACATCGGGTTCGTTGCGAAATTGCTGGTAGCCACTTTTCAGCATGTCCATATTGACCAAAGTGGGCGGGCGAAAACTGCCGCGCACCACACAGACGTCTTTTTTGTACAAAAACTCCGAAGCCTGCAAGTTGCGGCCATCGGGGCCAAACATGGCCACATCCGAAAGGCCGTGTTTGATGAGGTAAAGGCTGAGCAAACGATTGTCCACGTGTTCAAAATCGGGGCCGGTGAGGCGTACCATGTCAATTTTGACCCGGCCACGCAGGCTGTCAATCAGGGATTCGAGCAGTTCTTCGGGGTCGTCGTTGTGCCGGTAACAGGCATACAGGAGGTTGACCCCCAGGATGCCAATGGCTTGTTGCTGGAGTTTGTTGTCGTTGTCCAACATGCGTACGTGCAACACGAGGTCGTTGGGTTCGCCTTCAGGAGTCAATTGAAAACGGATGCCCAACCAGCCATCACCCGCGATGGTTTTGGAATAATTGATGGCGGCGATGGTATCGGCAAAGACGAAGAAACTGCACTCGGGGCGCTCTTGCCGCAAGCGGGTATTCATCAGCTCGTACTCGTGGTCGAGCATTTTGTACAAACGGGATTCACACACGTAGCGGCCACTGGGCTCGGGGCCGTAAATGTGATCGGAATACACCTTGTCGTAAGCCGACATGGTTTTGGCGATGGTACCAGCAGCGGCACCCACCTGGAAAAAGTAGCGGGCTACCTCCTGTCCAGCGCCAATCTCGGCAAAGGTGCCATAAATCAGTGGATCAAGGTTGATCTCAAGTGCTTTCTGTTCGGTTTCGAGTAGTTTGCGCATGGGGATGGATGTTGGGATGCAAGGTACGAAAGATGCGTGGGCTTGCGTAAGGGGCTGGTTTAAATTTTTAAGGCTAAGAATATGTTTAAATCTTACACCCAACATCCTTCTTTACTACTGCATCCGAACTATTTTACCGCTAACCAATTCAATAGTGCCATTTTCCAGTTGAATGCGCGCCAAAGCCAGATACAAACCATTTGCACTGGCCTGCCCATTCCAGCCCCGACTGAGGTCGTTGGCGGAAAAATCCTTGCCCCGCCATAGCACCCGCCCCCATTGATCAAAGACCTCCATTTCCAGCACCTTGGCATGGCTGTGGGTATGGCTGCGCAGATTGAGCACCTCACCCGGATGGAGTAAACCCGGGAAATAAAAATCGGATTCTTGAGTGATCTTGATGTCTCGACTGGAAGTAGTGGTGAATTTCACCTCCAGGCAATACGTAGAATCACAGGTGCCTGGCCGGGGAATGACCCGGCAAATGAGGGTGTCTTGCCTGATCACCTGGTTTTCCCATACATGTACTTCGCCCTTGCGCAAGGTAACTTTTTCCCGCTTGGCAGCTTTGCCCCCATTGGCGGCTAAAATGGTGATGCCTGCTACCCAGGTGCAGCCATTGTAATCCTCAATGTTGATGAAATGGCTCCCTGGCTGAGTGAAGGTACGGCGAGGAACGCGAGTCTGATTTTCCCATTGATACCGTTGAGCAGACAATAAACCTGCCGAAATATCCCAGGTGATGCTGTCCCCAGCACAAAGCTGGACAATCTGGGTCTGGCGTTCACGGATCCCATTGATGCCGATAGCCGGGAAGGGCAAGGGGCGTTCCACCGTAACCTGGGCCGTATCGGCAGGGCAGTCTCCCGCTTTGACGATGTAGAAATAATGCGCTGCGGTATCCTGGTCGGGGCTCAGGAGGTTGTTGAGCCGCAAGGCAGGGTACCAGGTACCGCCCGGATAAGCTTTGGGACCCAGCGTTTTGTACAAATCGATGAAGCTGCCATGTTCACAGCCTTGTACGGTGGCATCGTTGCCCGCGAAGGGACGGGCGTACGCGCGTACCCGCAGGTAGGTCATGGCCGGGTCACCTTTGATGCCGTTTTTGTAAATGTTGCACAACACGACCCGTTCGCCATCCTGCACCTCCGTAGCTTCGATGCGGTAACGAATGCTGCGCAGGGCATCCGTAAAAGCTTCATCGCTGGCAGTACCCAGATTGCGCAGCACGATTTTTTCCTTGCCAATAAAACTGGTGCTTATACCCGGAAAAATACCGCGCAGCTCCAATATTTCCTGTCCAGGGTGTTTGATGCCGGATTGAATTTGGACCACCAACGAATCGATGCCGCCAATGTAGGATTTGATACTGGCGTCCCGATCGGCAATGGGCAGGGTAGTAAGACAGAGCGTATCGATCAGGTAATGATCCACAAGGCGGCCACTGCTGTTGTCAGGGTCCAGATCCATGCGGATGTTGAATTGGGTGCGGACATCGTCGTCGCTGGTCATCCCCCAAATGATGGGATAGTTTAAGGGGCGCTTGTCACATATGGTGACAAGCCTTTTATTTTCCAAATCAATTTCAACTAAATCATTGATTCCCCGCTCTATGTTGTTGTAGCCATTGCCAAGTGTACCATATAAACGGCGCTTTTTAGCCGTATAATCCCATAAGGTTGCTAAGCCAAAAATTCTGTTTTCTTTGGGGAAAGCCATGATAGTATCTATACTTCCGGTTTTGAGGTCAATCTTAAAAATCCATTGTCCGGGCGGATTAGGAGTAATGCTCTCGGCCTGGGTGATCAAA includes these proteins:
- a CDS encoding WD40 repeat domain-containing protein; this encodes MRILTLFILLFLSVKISGQIYYNTSGELYLGEIKLNTCEYNYLTPVKGKYRIPFSEIAIAPDGRMLGHIGTASSQEQRPYRICELDIRKNTLVDTLINFHYGSSSLTISPQGVCYFGISFAIISMDLATQKIRPINFYGSIPGDIQFMPEDSVLITQAESITPNPPGQWIFKIDLKTGSIDTIMAFPKENRIFGLATLWDYTAKKRRLYGTLGNGYNNIERGINDLVEIDLENKRLVTICDKRPLNYPIIWGMTSDDDVRTQFNIRMDLDPDNSSGRLVDHYLIDTLCLTTLPIADRDASIKSYIGGIDSLVVQIQSGIKHPGQEILELRGIFPGISTSFIGKEKIVLRNLGTASDEAFTDALRSIRYRIEATEVQDGERVVLCNIYKNGIKGDPAMTYLRVRAYARPFAGNDATVQGCEHGSFIDLYKTLGPKAYPGGTWYPALRLNNLLSPDQDTAAHYFYIVKAGDCPADTAQVTVERPLPFPAIGINGIRERQTQIVQLCAGDSITWDISAGLLSAQRYQWENQTRVPRRTFTQPGSHFINIEDYNGCTWVAGITILAANGGKAAKREKVTLRKGEVHVWENQVIRQDTLICRVIPRPGTCDSTYCLEVKFTTTSSRDIKITQESDFYFPGLLHPGEVLNLRSHTHSHAKVLEMEVFDQWGRVLWRGKDFSANDLSRGWNGQASANGLYLALARIQLENGTIELVSGKIVRMQ
- a CDS encoding nicotinate-nucleotide adenylyltransferase, with the protein product MRKLLETEQKALEINLDPLIYGTFAEIGAGQEVARYFFQVGAAAGTIAKTMSAYDKVYSDHIYGPEPSGRYVCESRLYKMLDHEYELMNTRLRQERPECSFFVFADTIAAINYSKTIAGDGWLGIRFQLTPEGEPNDLVLHVRMLDNDNKLQQQAIGILGVNLLYACYRHNDDPEELLESLIDSLRGRVKIDMVRLTGPDFEHVDNRLLSLYLIKHGLSDVAMFGPDGRNLQASEFLYKKDVCVVRGSFRPPTLVNMDMLKSGYQQFRNEPDVDAKKTYLLTEITLSNLKLDGELDEKDFLDRAVMLNALGQTVIISNCEEHAQLINYLADYRINKIGLVLGVQFLLELVNRKYYENMDGRLLAAFGELFTKNVKIYVYPAMQEGSEELMTAQNTPVPEGAKFLYRHLIDNQQIADIEGYDPDILHIFSKEVLSLVRSGNAGFEMMVPVKVASLIKEKFLFGFPYEQKEFEY